A region of Mustela lutreola isolate mMusLut2 chromosome 17, mMusLut2.pri, whole genome shotgun sequence DNA encodes the following proteins:
- the TMEM184A gene encoding transmembrane protein 184A isoform X1, with protein sequence MTNASGLMGTARGPLVSATWPQPSPPPAMPAVPSASSVPDGPQMDPIGNSSQGASRLFLTTALARGVSGVFVWTALVLTCHQIYLHLRSYTVPNEQRYIIRLLLIVPVYAFDSWLSLLLLGGHQHYIYLDSVRDCYEAFVIYSFLSLCFQYLGGESAIMAEIRGKPIRSSCVYGTCCLHGMSYSIGFLRFCKQATLQFCIVKPVMALVTIVLQAFGKYHDGDFNIHSGYLYVTLIYNVSVSLALYALFLFYFATRELLQPFEPVLKFFTIKAVIFLSFWQGMLLAILEKCGVIPEVQVIDGSKLGAGTLAAGYQNFIICIEMLFASIALRYAFSCQVYAEKKENSPAPEAPMHSISSGLKETMSPQDIVQDAVHNFSPTYQHYTQQATHEAPSPGAHPSAASGPGGIRKSRNVEKRMLIPAEEL encoded by the exons ATGACTAATGCCTCAGGGCTCATGGGAACAGCCCGCGGCCCCCTGGTGTCAGCAACCTGGCCACAGCCCAGCCCCCCTCCCGCCATGCCCGCCGTGCCCTCCGCGTCCTCCGTGCCCGACGGGCCACAGATGGACCCCATTGGGAACAGCTCCCAGGGCGCCTCCCGCCTCTTCCTCACCACCGCGTTGGCCCGTGGCGTCTCAGGGGTCTTCGTGTGGACTGCCCTGGTGCTCACCTGCCACCAG ATCTACCTGCACCTGCGCTCCTACACGGTTCCCAACGAGCAGCGCTACATCATTCGCCTGCTCCTTATTGTGCCCGTCTACGCCTTCGACTCCTggctcagcctcctcctcctggggGGCCACCAGCACTACATCTACTTGGACTCAGTGCGTGACTGCTATGAGG CTTTTGTCATCTATAGCTTCCTAAGCCTCTGCTTCCAGTACCTGGGGGGCGAGAGCGCCATCATGGCAGAGATCCGGGGAAAGCCCATCCG GTCCAGCTGCGTCTATGGCACCTGCTGCCTGCATGGCATGTCTTACTCCATTGGCTTCCTGCGATTCTGCAAGCAG GCCACACTGCAGTTTTGTATCGTGAAGCCGGTCATGGCCTTGGTCACCATCGTCCTGCAGGCGTTCGGCAAATACCATGACGGGGACTTCAA CATCCACAGTGGCTACCTCTACGTCACCCTCATCTACAATGTCTCCGTCAGCCTGGCCCTCTACGCCCTGTTCCTTTTCTACTTCGCCACCAGGGAGCTCCTGCAGCCCTTTGAGCCTGTCCTCAAGTTCTTCACCATCAAGGCGGtcatcttcctctctttctggcaGG GGATGTTGCTGGCCATCCTGGAGAAGTGTGGGGTCATCCCTGAGGTCCAGGTCATCGATGGGAGCAAGCTCGGGGCTGGCACACTGGCCGCTGGCTACCAGAATTTCATCATCTGCATTGAGATGCTGTTTGCCTCCATTGCCCTGCGCTATGCTTTCAGCTGCCAGGTGTacgcagagaagaaagagaactcaCCAG CCCCCGAGGCACCCATGCACAGCATCTCCAGCGGCCTCAAAGAGACCATGAGCCCACAGGACATTGTGCAGGACGCCGTCCACAACTTCTCGCCGACCTACCAGCACTACACCCAGCAGGCCACACATGAGGCCCCAAGCCCTGGCGCCCATCCCAGTGCAGCCAGTGGCCCCGGGGGGATCCGGAAGAGTCGGAACGTGGAGAAGCGGATGCTGATCCCCGCGGAGGAGCTGTAG
- the PSMG3 gene encoding proteasome assembly chaperone 3: MEGKPLLTSKQKTEVVCGVPTQVVCTSFNSHILVVVTQFGKMGTLVSLEPSTVAGDISKPVLTTKVLLGQDEPLIHVFAKNLVTFVSQEAGNRAVLLALAVKDRSVEGLKALKEVIQSCQVW; the protein is encoded by the exons ATGGAAGGCAAACCCTTGCTGACTTCCAAACAGAAGACGGAAGTGGTGTGTGGGGTCCCCACGCAGGTGGTCTGCACATCCTTCAACAGCCACATCCTGGTGGTGGTGACCCAGTTCGGGAAGATGGGTACCCTGGTCTCCCTGGAGCCCAGCACCGTGGCTGGTGACATCAGCAAGCCCGTGCTCACCACCAAAGTCCTTCTTGGGCAGGACGAG CCTCTCATCCACGTCTTTGCAAAGAACCTGGTGACGTTTGTGTCTCAGGAGGCTGGAAACAGAGCGGTCCTCCTGGCCCTGGCCGTGAAGGACAGGAGTGTGGAGGGGCTGAAGGCCTTGAAGGAGGTGATCCAGTCCTGCCAGGTGTGGTGA
- the MAFK gene encoding transcription factor MafK isoform X2 codes for MTTNPKPNKALKVKKEAGENAPVLSDDELVSMSVRELNQHLRGLTKEEVVRLKQRRRTLKNRGYAASCRIKRVTQKEELERQRVELQQEVEKLARENSSMKLELDALRSKYEALQTFARTVARGPVTPTKVATTSVITIVKSADISSTSVPFSAAS; via the coding sequence GTCAAGAAGGAGGCGGGTGAGAACGCCCCGGTGCTCAGCGATGACGAGCTGGTGTCCATGTCAGTGCGGGAGCTGAACCAGCACCTGCGGGGCCTCACCAAGGAGGAGGTGGTGCGCCTGAAGCAGCGGCGGCGCACACTCAAGAACCGGGGCTACGCCGCCAGCTGCCGCATCAAGCGCGTGACGCAGAAGGAGGAGCTGGAGCGGCAGCGGGTGGAGCTGCAGCAGGAGGTGGAGAAGCTGGCCCGCGAGAACAGCAGCATGAAGCTGGAGCTTGACGCGCTGCGCTCCAAGTACGAGGCCCTGCAGACCTTCGCCCGCACCGTGGCCCGTGGGCCCGTCACCCCCACCAAGGTGGCCACCACCAGCGTCATCACCATCGTCAAGTCTGCTGACATCTCCTCCACCTCCGTGCCCTTCTCGGCCGCGTCCTAG
- the TMEM184A gene encoding transmembrane protein 184A isoform X2: MTNASGLMGTARGPLVSATWPQPSPPPAMPAVPSASSVPDGPQMDPIGNSSQGASRLFLTTALARGVSGVFVWTALVLTCHQIYLHLRSYTVPNEQRYIIRLLLIVPVYAFDSWLSLLLLGGHQHYIYLDSVRDCYEAFVIYSFLSLCFQYLGGESAIMAEIRGKPIRSSCVYGTCCLHGMSYSIGFLRFCKQATLQFCIVKPVMALVTIVLQAFGKYHDGDFNIHSGYLYVTLIYNVSVSLALYALFLFYFATRELLQPFEPVLKFFTIKAVIFLSFWQAPEAPMHSISSGLKETMSPQDIVQDAVHNFSPTYQHYTQQATHEAPSPGAHPSAASGPGGIRKSRNVEKRMLIPAEEL; this comes from the exons ATGACTAATGCCTCAGGGCTCATGGGAACAGCCCGCGGCCCCCTGGTGTCAGCAACCTGGCCACAGCCCAGCCCCCCTCCCGCCATGCCCGCCGTGCCCTCCGCGTCCTCCGTGCCCGACGGGCCACAGATGGACCCCATTGGGAACAGCTCCCAGGGCGCCTCCCGCCTCTTCCTCACCACCGCGTTGGCCCGTGGCGTCTCAGGGGTCTTCGTGTGGACTGCCCTGGTGCTCACCTGCCACCAG ATCTACCTGCACCTGCGCTCCTACACGGTTCCCAACGAGCAGCGCTACATCATTCGCCTGCTCCTTATTGTGCCCGTCTACGCCTTCGACTCCTggctcagcctcctcctcctggggGGCCACCAGCACTACATCTACTTGGACTCAGTGCGTGACTGCTATGAGG CTTTTGTCATCTATAGCTTCCTAAGCCTCTGCTTCCAGTACCTGGGGGGCGAGAGCGCCATCATGGCAGAGATCCGGGGAAAGCCCATCCG GTCCAGCTGCGTCTATGGCACCTGCTGCCTGCATGGCATGTCTTACTCCATTGGCTTCCTGCGATTCTGCAAGCAG GCCACACTGCAGTTTTGTATCGTGAAGCCGGTCATGGCCTTGGTCACCATCGTCCTGCAGGCGTTCGGCAAATACCATGACGGGGACTTCAA CATCCACAGTGGCTACCTCTACGTCACCCTCATCTACAATGTCTCCGTCAGCCTGGCCCTCTACGCCCTGTTCCTTTTCTACTTCGCCACCAGGGAGCTCCTGCAGCCCTTTGAGCCTGTCCTCAAGTTCTTCACCATCAAGGCGGtcatcttcctctctttctggcaGG CCCCCGAGGCACCCATGCACAGCATCTCCAGCGGCCTCAAAGAGACCATGAGCCCACAGGACATTGTGCAGGACGCCGTCCACAACTTCTCGCCGACCTACCAGCACTACACCCAGCAGGCCACACATGAGGCCCCAAGCCCTGGCGCCCATCCCAGTGCAGCCAGTGGCCCCGGGGGGATCCGGAAGAGTCGGAACGTGGAGAAGCGGATGCTGATCCCCGCGGAGGAGCTGTAG